A stretch of Brachyhypopomus gauderio isolate BG-103 chromosome 3, BGAUD_0.2, whole genome shotgun sequence DNA encodes these proteins:
- the LOC143509618 gene encoding unconventional myosin-VIIa-like, producing MPKNISVRQKLYAVTQAIGISRWLPTLVLKTKKDSKKSKRSLLRHRMAIKMAGSAARKKTSSSGDTKIKEGTNTQCEAAEGLGSSSDEPYSSSQDPEEKAGDAKYAIVFPRINNAGKDNITSVAPASTSTGGGAPPGLKLLKPGARLVLPVKPDLSLLKSVRKTNATNQPENNGNSEDGMIDSTHETTADNNTPVLGRKDTVSVLQAAKGKLGNAQINIMKFSKSGPLLEGKRSTGQNRDGAQRERSSGQTVRSAQAEPQKDGLGPPFYEEEADREVAELMGEGPLPSNVELHWAQYPQMYGDPQEWLRNENLLPHQTIEKLTKWTLYQDEDHDQTVPSHNGRGPWESEDPTQNMLEDRLNNIQVLIPGSKEVVEVDKLEDLTQLGEVSESSVLLNLKKRFHRDCIYTYIGNMLLSINPFKHLNIYTEDLRLQYQGKEKQNNPPHVYAIADAAFCQSQITTQEQCIVISGQSGSGKTEAAKLIVHYLSSVYQGRNDNLRQPMDVLPLLESFGNAKTRLNNNSSRFGKYVHIHIRHGVVVGTSLSKYLLEKSRIVFQAKEERNYHVFYELLAGMNQWKKQDLYLQGAETYYYLNQGGACELQGKHDKQDFLILVHCLETIGLHADEISTIWAILSSILQLGNICFSSYESESFELARIFSEAEARRVGDLLHVSAEALQTVITHRVTETTYDRIYCPLSVESAIESRDAVAKGLYSVLFDWLLERINEWLIPTEMDSTVGIVDIYGFEDLGVNSFEQLCINFANEQLQQFVNKAVVCQEQEEYRSEQIQWSPVALQSQHSCLDLISARPHGILRILDDQTCLPQATDHTFLQKCHYHHGNSPYYSKPKTPLPVFTVYHYAGAVTYQAISQTPHNLFIQS from the exons ATGCCCAAGAACATAAGTGTTCGACAAAAGCTGTATGCTGTCACACAAGCAATTGGAATTTCAAGATGGCTGCCCACCCTGGTTTTGAAAACAAAGAAAGACAGTAAAAAATCCAAAAGGAGCCTTCTTCGCCACAGGATGGCCATAAAGATGGCTGGCAGTGCTGCTAGAAAGAAGACATCTTCCTCAGGGGATACAAAGATAAAAGAGGGAACAAATACCCAGTGTGAGGCTGCTGAGGGCCTGGGATCTTCATCTGATGAACCTTACTCATCTTCACAAGATCCAGAAGAGAAGGCAGGAGATGCAAAGTATGCCATTGTCTTCCCCAGAATTAACAATGCTGGTAAAGACAACATCACTTCTGTTGCTCCTGCCAGCACTAGCACTGGCGGTGGAGCCCCTCCAGGGCTGAAACTCCTAAAGCCCGGGGCACGCCTTGTACTTCCAGTGAAGCCAGACCTCAGCCTGCTCAAGTCTGTGAGAAAAACCAATGCCACTAATCAACCAGAGAACAATGGCAACTCTGAAGATGGAATGATAGACAGTACACATGAGACCACAGCAGACAATAATACACCAGTGTTAGGCAGAAAAGACACTGTCAGTGTCTTGCAAGCTGCAAAAGGAAAGCTTGGGAATGCACAGATCAATATTATGAAATTCTCCAAGTCCGGGCCTCTCCTAGAAGGTAAAAGAAGTACTGGTCAAAACAGAGATGGTGCACAGAGGGAGAGGAGTTCTGGCCAGACAGTTCGATCTGCACAGGCTGAGCCCCAGAAAGATGGCTTGGGGCCACCCTTTTATGAAGAAGAAGCAGACAGAGAGGTAGCTGAGCTCATGGGTGAAGGACCCCTCCCATCAAATGTGGAGCTCCACTGGGCTCAGTATCCCCAAATGTATGGTGATCCTCAAGAGTGGCTTCGTAATGAAAACCTACTGCCGCATCAAACCATAGAGAAGCTCACAAAGTGGACACTGTATCAGGATGAGGACCACGATCAAACAGTACCTAGCCACAATGGGAGGGGTCCATGGGAATCAGAGGATCCAACTCAAAATATGCTAGAGGACAGACTCAACAACATTCAG GTCCTCATTCCAGGAAGCAAAGAAGTTGTGGAGGTGGACAAACTGGAGGATCTGACACAACTAGG AGAGGTTAGTGAGAGTTCAGTGCTGCTGAATCTGAAGAAGAGGTTTCATCGGGATTGCATCTAT ACATATATTGGCAATATGTTGCTGTCAATCAACCCCTTTAAGCATCTGAACATCTACACAGAGGACCTGAGGCTACAGTATCAGGGCAAGGAGAAGCAGAACAATCCACC TCATGTTTATGCTATTGCGGATGCTGCATTTTGCCAGTCCCAAATCACCACCCAAGAGCAATGCATAGTCATAAG CGGACAGAGTGGCTCTGGGAAGACAGAGGCAGCCAAGCTTATTGTCCACTACCTGAGTTCAGTGTATCAGGGTAGAAACGACAACTTGCGTCAG CCAATGGATGTCTTGCCCCTGTTAGAAAGCTTTGGTAATGCCAAGACTAGACTCAACAACAACTCAAGCCGTTTTGGCaaatatgtacacatacacatacgacA TGGTGTTGTTGTCGGGACCTCGCTGTCAAAGTATCTCCTGGAGAAATCAAGAATTGTTTTCCAG GCCAAAGAGGAGAGAAACTATCATGTATTTTATGAGTTGCTGGCTGGGATGAATCAGTGGAAAAAACAAGATCTGTACTTGCAGGGAGCTGAGACTTACTACTACCTCAACCAG GGTGGGGCCTGTGAGTTGCAAGGAAAGCATGACAAACAGGACTTCCTGATTCTTGTACACTGTCTGGAGACGATTGGCTTACATGCAGATGAGATTTCCACTATTTGGGCCATTCTGTCATCCATCTTACAGCTTGGCAACATCTGCTTTAGCTCCTATGAG AGTGAATCATTTGAGCTGGCGAGGATCTTTAGTGAGGCTGAAGCTCGAAGGGTGGGTGACCTGTTACATGTGTCAGCAGAAGCCCTGCAGACTGTCATTACGCACCGCGTCACG GAAACCACTTATGATAGGATTTACTGCCCCCTGTCTGTGGAATCTGCCATTGAATCCAG GGATGCCGTTGCCAAGGGTCTTTACTCTGTGCTCTTTGATTGGCTGCTTGAACGCATCAATGAGTGGTTGATCCCCACAGAGATGGACAGCACTGTTGGCATTGTGGACATTTATGGGTTTGAG GACTTGGGTGTGAACAGCTTTGAGCAGCTGTGCATCAATTTTGCCAATGAGCAGCTGCAGCAGTTTGTGAACAAGGCCGTTGTGTGTCAGGAGCAG GAGGAGTACAGATCTGAGCAGATCCAGTGGAGTCCGGTGGCCCTGCAGAGCCAGCATTCCTGCCTGGACCTCATCTCAGCACGGCCACATGGGATCCTTCGCATCCTGGATGACCAGACCTGCCTCCCCCAG GCTACAGACCATACGTTTCTACAAAAATGTCATtatcaccatggcaacagcccATACTACAGCAAGCCCAAGACTCCTTTGCCTGTCTTTACTGTGTATCACTATGCAGGAGCTGTCACCTACCAGGCAATCAGccaaacaccacacaacctATTCATCCAGTCGTGA
- the LOC143509619 gene encoding uncharacterized protein LOC143509619 — protein MAPAKSQSKVRGRKQKVEQCKKENEETRTKKGKKSGRKVGVSRGTNEKEPGRKKGKGGQEQVKEVNKVSKGKTKKDEEKTGTTDQAEESEHEENESLRRISRGRRQNGRSLSANVKTSESPVKTGKDVKSTSRTKATRKIPGNARRQDRRMDSSEEDESNTENENSEQQTEESSKEEKEAESEYAEETAETQERKVISEEDVSDPDNKTQEEVDTEKDIREEDVDEHSDSEDNEEHAEEPVAIAEDTESQVVVFETVEDKQEETSTPSKKPRPFNLSSRLQGQTEIPKSKMLCKNDPALAEKPNKNAEPSEEVQNKRMTRKSEAVKGKTQILQMTSKTKTMKKKDVQKEEETLALSEGPSGIQHSQSSRSFTMKDSDSDDENKTAPQENQSMDELNGKIIEK, from the coding sequence ATGGCCCCTGCCAAGTCACAGAGCAAGGTGAGAGGACGCAAACAGAAAGTGGAGCAATGCAAAAAGGAAAATGAAGAAACGAGAACTAAAAAAGGGAAGAAGTCAGGAAGGAAGGTAGGCGTGTCCCGAGGCACCAATGAAAAGGAGCCTGGAAGAAAAAAGGGCAAAGGTGGCCAAGAGCAAGTCAAAGAAGTGAATAAAGTCAGCAAGGGCAAAACCAAAAAAGATGAGGAGAAAACTGGAACAACGGACCAAGCCGAAGAGTCAGAACACGAAGAAAATGAATCTCTTCGAAGAATAAGCAGAGGGAGACGACAAAATGGCAGATCATTGTCTGCTAATGTGAAAACAAGCGAAAGCCCAGTGAAAACAGGAAAGGATGTCAAATCCACATCTAGAACAAAAGCTACCAGAAAAATACCTGGTAATGCTAGAAGGCAAGATAGAAGGATGGACAGCTCCGAAGAGGATGAGTCTAACACCGAAAATGAGAACTCTGAGCAACAGACTGAGGAGTCTAGTAAGGAAGAGAAGGAGGCGGAGTCAGAATATGCAGAGGAGACTGCTGAAACACAAGAAAGAAAAGTGATCAGTGAGGAAGATGTATCAGACCCAGACAACAAAACACAGGAAGAGGTGGATACAGAAAAGgacataagagaggaggatGTAGATGAACATTCAGATAGTGAAGATAATGAGGAACATGCAGAAGAACCTGTTGCCATAGCAGAGGATACAGAATCTCAAGTGGTAGTCTTTGAAACCGTTGAAGACAAACAGGAGGAAACTTCTACTCCATCTAAGAAGCCACGACCATTCAACCTGAGTTCACGTCTCCAAGGCCAGACAGAGATCCCAAAATCAAAGATGCTATGTAAAAACGACCCTGCCCTAGCAGAGAAGCCTAACAAAAATGCAGAACCTTCAGAAGAAGTTCAGAATAAAAGAATGACTCGCAAGAGTGAAGCAGTGAAGGGGAAAACTCAGATCCTGCAGATGACAAGTAAAACCAAGACAATGAAGAAGAAAGATGTCCAGAAAGAAGAGGAGACACTGGCTCTATCTGAAGGTCCCAGTGGTATCCAACACAGTCAGTCCAGTAGGTCATTTACAATGAAAGATAGTGATAGTGATGATGAAAATAAAACAGCACCTCAAGAAAATCAATCAATGGATGAATTAAATGGCAAAATCATAGagaaa